Proteins from a genomic interval of Lolium perenne isolate Kyuss_39 chromosome 1, Kyuss_2.0, whole genome shotgun sequence:
- the LOC127327872 gene encoding uncharacterized protein — protein sequence MASIHRPLSAMAVAAFAAVSSIELPDRLSHHHRLVDASTDAVVSLPPASKLEASASSVTPLSGLHFFPRNHHQAFCLPKAPVASLPVINTVHQYAGLAKASGGTAAAVPSSSSPDVLYRWHLPDPAACSDVSSDDRSQTVVVLLGWLGSKQKHLKRYADWYTSRGFQVVTFTLPMSDIVSYNVGGKAERNVEMLSEHLADWVREEDGKKIVFHTFSNTGWLCYGVILENLQRQDPSALQKIKGSIIDSAPVAVPDSQVWALGFSAAIMKKHSVATKGAAPGDTRSDVLVVESHRDIKPAATEAVLLSALEKFFNVVLNYPAINRRLSGVMELLSSNQPNCPQLYMYSSADRVIPAKSVESFVESQQRRAEREVRSCDFVSSPHVDHYRSNPGLYTSQLTSFLEDCVLTCRREDSPSPQPLPA from the exons ATGGCTTCCATCCACCGGCCTCTCTCCGCCATGGCGGTCGCCGCCTTCGCCGCGGTCTCCTCCATCGAGCTGCCCGACAGGCTGTCCCACCACCACAGGCTCGTCGATGCCAGCACGGACGCCGTCGTATCGCTTCCTCCAGCCAGCAAACTGGAAGCTTCAGCTTCTTCGGTTACACCGCTCTCCGGCCTGCACTTCTTCCCTCGGAACCACCACCAGGCTTTCTGCCTACCCAAGGCGCCTGTCGCGTCCTTGCCGGTCATCAACACGGTGCACCAGTACGCGGGGCTCGCCAAGGCCTCGGGGGGCACAGCGGCTGCGGTCCCTTCATCCTCCTCGCCGGATGTCCTGTACCGATGGCATCTGCCGGACCCTGCtgcgtgcagtgatgtctcgtccgaCGACAGGTCCCAGACGGTGGTGGTTCTTCTTGGGTGGCTGGGCTCCAAGCAGAAGCATCTCAAGAGATACGCCGACTGGTACACCTCCAGGGGTTTCCAGGTGGTCACCTTCACGCTCCCCATGTCGGACATCGTCAGCTATAATGTGGGAGGGAAGGCTGAGAGGAATGTGGAGATGCTGTCTGAACATCTTGCCGACTGGGTCAGGGAGGAGGACGGGAAGAAGATTGTCTTCCACACTTTCAGTAACACTGGCTGGCTTTG CTATGGTGTGAtactggagaatttgcagcggcaAGATCCTTCAGCACTGCAGAAAATTAAGGGTTCCATAATCGATTCAGCGCCTGTTGCTGTCCCTGATTCTCAG GTTTGGGCTCTTGGTTTCTCGGCTGCTATCATGAAAAAACACAGCGTAGCAACAAAAGGAGCTGCACCTGGCGATACAAGGTCTGACGTCCTAGTTGTGGAGTCTCACAGAGATATTAAACCTGCAGCCACGGAGGCCGTTCTACTATCTGCATTGGAAAAGTTTTTCAATGTTGTTCTGAACTATCCAGCCATAAATAG GAGGTTGTCTGGTGTTATGGAGCTTTTGTCCTCGAACCAACCAAACTGCCCTCAGCTGTACATGTACAGCTCGGCCGACCGGGTGATCCCGGCAAAGTCGGTGGAGTCATTCGTGGAGAGCCAACAACGAAGAGCGGAGCGCGAAGTGAGGTCGTGCGACTTCGTGTCGTCCCCTCATGTCGACCATTACCGGAGCAATCCGGGGCTCTACACCTCTCAGCTGACCAGCTTCCTGGAGGACTGTGTGCTGACCTGTCGGCGGGAGGACTCCCCTTCGCCTCAGCCGCTGCCTGCGTAG